A genomic segment from Gossypium hirsutum isolate 1008001.06 chromosome D04, Gossypium_hirsutum_v2.1, whole genome shotgun sequence encodes:
- the LOC107948528 gene encoding translocon-associated protein subunit beta, translating to MATLIRNSLMKALIVIFFASVATATSDAPFIVAHKKASLTRLKSGSERVSVSIDIYNQGFSTAYDMSLLDDSWPQDMFDIVSGNTSRSWERLDAGGLLSHSFELEAKKQGMFYGAPAVITFRIPTKAALQEAYSTPILPLDVLAERPPEKKFDWAKRLLAKYGSQISVISIVVLFIYLIVTPSKSSAAKASKKKR from the exons ATGGCGACGCTTATCAGAAATTCGCTGATGAAGGCATTGATTGTTATTTTCTTTGCATCAGTAGCCACCGCCACAAGCGACGCCCCATTCATCGTCGCTCACAAGAAGGCATCGTTGACCAGACTCAAATCAGGTTCCGAACGCGTTTCTGTCTCCATCGACATCTACAACCAAGGCTTCTC GACAGCATATGATATGAGTCTCCTCGATGATAGCTGGCCTCAAGATATGTTTGATATTGTCAGTGGCAACACTTCACGGTCGTGGGAAAGACTTGATGC TGGTGGTCTTCTATCTCATTCATTTGAACTAGAGGCCAAAAAGCAAGGAATGTTCTATGGTGCCCCGGCAGTAATTACTTTCCGCATTCCCACAAAGGCTGCTTTGCAG GAGGCATATTCAACTCCAATCTTGCCATTAGATGTTCTTGCAGAAAGACCTCCTGAGAAGAAGTTTGACTGG GCTAAG AGGTTGCTGGCTAAGTATGGATCTCAAATCTCTGTGATATCAATTGTGGTTCTATTCATCTACCTGATCGTGACACCATCAAAATCCAGTGctgcaaaagcaagcaagaagaAGCGCTAA